In Clostridium sp. DL-VIII, the following proteins share a genomic window:
- a CDS encoding DUF2812 domain-containing protein, with product MIFNNIKITFLFYSPYECTAVEEYLENMAEDGWLLTGIKGPFFKFKKIKPQKIKYSVDVIGKSSSFDSKKSDELLEYREYCSAAGWNFICQANEIQVFYSEENTEIVSIHTDETEKFKLVFKASLRGRLNELFITIMLIFNASLQLSSNTEYLLSSNLSIFILFITILLIFVDIIKLINFSTWAIRAKLKLKEDDYMPYNTYKVLKRKNAFLIIFSLFSILGILLFTLSADYQKRKLNFIIFAILTAFIIIYPFIKKFINKTRYSKNTRLITNAFIILISILLIISLTTRAILSNVYNNSNYNSISYSNVNLTIDDFINTEIVDKSPDIDCTSSILATRIDYSCGNKDNYFNYMLLESKYPLVVKFYENRLLNWLNSISYNFVKIDTNLPKNIVVYSSSKNKWFILVSNDKVIRIRNHFNNVSDDDFLNTVYLKLFCN from the coding sequence ATGATATTTAATAATATAAAAATAACTTTTTTATTTTACTCACCTTATGAGTGCACTGCTGTAGAGGAATACCTTGAAAACATGGCTGAAGATGGCTGGCTCTTAACTGGAATCAAAGGTCCCTTTTTTAAATTTAAGAAAATCAAACCACAAAAAATTAAATATTCAGTAGATGTTATTGGTAAAAGTTCATCTTTTGATTCAAAAAAATCCGATGAACTTTTAGAATATCGAGAATATTGCAGTGCTGCCGGATGGAATTTCATATGCCAAGCAAACGAAATTCAAGTGTTCTATTCAGAAGAAAATACCGAGATTGTATCAATACATACTGATGAAACCGAAAAGTTCAAACTTGTTTTTAAAGCTTCATTACGTGGAAGACTTAATGAATTATTTATAACTATTATGCTTATATTTAATGCTTCATTACAATTATCATCTAACACAGAATACTTGTTATCCTCAAACCTTTCAATATTCATATTATTTATAACAATACTCCTTATATTCGTAGATATAATTAAACTTATTAATTTTTCTACTTGGGCAATACGGGCAAAATTGAAATTAAAAGAAGATGATTATATGCCTTATAATACTTATAAGGTATTAAAAAGAAAAAATGCATTTCTAATTATTTTCTCTTTATTTTCAATACTAGGAATACTATTGTTTACACTTTCAGCTGATTATCAAAAGCGAAAATTGAACTTTATAATTTTTGCAATACTAACTGCTTTTATTATAATATATCCATTTATTAAAAAATTTATAAATAAAACTAGATATTCCAAAAATACAAGACTAATAACAAATGCATTTATTATACTTATATCTATTTTATTAATAATTTCTCTTACTACAAGAGCGATTCTTTCAAACGTATATAATAATAGTAACTACAATAGTATATCTTATTCAAACGTGAATTTAACAATTGATGATTTTATAAATACAGAAATCGTAGATAAGTCACCTGATATTGACTGCACTAGTAGTATTTTAGCTACTAGAATTGACTATTCCTGTGGTAATAAGGATAATTATTTTAACTATATGCTTCTTGAAAGTAAATATCCACTGGTTGTCAAATTTTATGAGAACAGATTATTAAATTGGTTAAATAGTATATCTTATAACTTCGTCAAAATTGATACTAATTTACCTAAAAATATCGTAGTTTATTCAAGCAGTAAAAATAAATGGTTTATCTTAGTTTCCAATGATAAAGTTATTAGAATAAGAAATCACTTCAATAATGTAAGTGATGATGACTTTTTAAATACTGTATATTTAAAACTTTTCTGTAATTAA
- a CDS encoding helix-turn-helix transcriptional regulator, which translates to MAREQFQNLTEPMYYILISLLIERCGVDIMDAVSEISKGRVKVGPGTLYTLLGKFEKEKIIRETEVQGRKRSYIITDKGKQILLDEYSRLNTLIKDGSLYMEEKHDI; encoded by the coding sequence ATGGCGCGAGAACAGTTCCAAAACCTTACTGAACCAATGTATTACATACTGATATCTTTGCTCATTGAACGCTGTGGCGTTGATATTATGGATGCAGTTTCAGAAATATCAAAAGGCCGTGTGAAAGTTGGTCCAGGAACCTTGTATACCCTTCTTGGTAAATTTGAAAAAGAGAAAATTATAAGAGAAACCGAAGTACAAGGCAGAAAACGCAGCTATATAATAACAGATAAGGGTAAGCAGATATTACTAGATGAATATTCAAGACTCAATACTTTGATAAAAGATGGTTCTTTATATATGGAGGAAAAACATGATATTTAA
- a CDS encoding AraC family transcriptional regulator, producing MRWIEGIGEAISYIEDNITEEITIKNIAEKAYMSTFYFQKGFAMLCGFTVGEYIRQRRLTLAGSELVSNDEKIIDIALKYGYASPDSFTKAFTRFHGVTPTAVRKDGAMIKSFAPLKIKFLLEGGYIMDYKIVEKDSFTVMGVSKVFKYDKATTEIPPFWTEYYAMGKEKIVCGMYGISIDESMGSDEFEYLIADNYDPSMEIPNDFVTKIIPKFTWAVFACKGAMPKSLQDMNKKIFSEWLPNCKDYEIAAGYNIETYTNAADYPKGIQDENYYSEIWIPVRKK from the coding sequence ATGAGATGGATTGAAGGAATCGGTGAAGCTATAAGTTATATTGAGGATAATATCACTGAAGAAATCACAATAAAAAATATTGCGGAGAAAGCATATATGTCGACCTTCTATTTTCAAAAGGGCTTTGCAATGCTTTGTGGTTTTACGGTTGGAGAGTATATCAGACAACGTAGGCTTACTCTTGCCGGCAGTGAGCTTGTTTCTAATGATGAAAAAATCATTGATATTGCACTGAAATATGGCTATGCTTCACCAGATAGTTTCACAAAAGCTTTTACTCGATTTCATGGTGTGACACCTACTGCTGTTCGAAAAGATGGAGCAATGATTAAATCGTTTGCTCCGCTGAAAATTAAGTTTTTATTGGAAGGCGGTTATATTATGGATTACAAAATTGTTGAAAAAGACTCGTTTACTGTCATGGGTGTATCAAAGGTATTTAAATATGATAAGGCAACTACAGAAATTCCACCGTTTTGGACAGAGTATTATGCAATGGGAAAAGAGAAAATTGTATGTGGAATGTACGGAATAAGCATAGATGAGAGCATGGGTTCAGATGAGTTTGAATATTTGATTGCAGACAATTATGATCCGTCCATGGAAATACCAAATGATTTTGTTACAAAGATTATTCCTAAATTCACTTGGGCTGTTTTTGCTTGCAAGGGTGCAATGCCAAAATCTCTGCAAGATATGAATAAAAAAATATTCTCAGAATGGCTGCCTAATTGCAAGGATTATGAAATTGCAGCAGGTTATAACATTGAAACGTATACTAATGCAGCTGACTATCCAAAAGGTATTCAAGATGAAAACTACTACAGTGAAATTTGGATTCCTGTTAGGAAAAAATAA